AATTGCCCTGCTTAAAATGCAGGCGCTTTTGTTCTATTAGCTTCATCGGCAAAAGGATAAAATGGGCTTTTTAGGGCCTTGGTCTTAATTTGTAGCTCATATTATCGCTTTTTGATGACATTAGCGAGTTTTTTAAGCAAAAAAAGGGGATTTTTTCTTACTGCTTAGAAAAAGAAAGGCAAAAAATCGAAAGGCTGCTATATTTAGCTTCTAAGCGCCTATAGTTAAACTGTAGTAGGGTCGGTCCAGAAAAAAAAGATAGTACATTCTAGATACGCCCGGAGGAGTTTTGCATTTGCAAATTAGCTCTGAACAACTGTATAGAGCTGTTTTGCATTTGCAGATTAGCTCCGGGGATTCCCCAGAGCTGTTTTGCAGTTGCAGATTAGCTCTGAACAACTGTATAGAGCCGTTCTGCAGTTGCAGATTAGCTCTGAACAACTGTATAGAGCTGTTCTGCAGTTGCAGATTAGCTCCGGGGATTCCCCAGAGCCGTTTTGCAGTTGCAGATTGCCTCTGAACAACTGTATAGAGCCGTTTTGCAGTTGCAGATTAGCTCTGGGGATTCCCTAGGGCCGTTTGTAAGCTGCAGCAGTGCCCTAAGCTCTGGTTTTTGGCCTATTTGTGGCTGAAGAGCTAGGCGATACGGTTGTTTCTCTCTAAAAAAACCGCCAACAGCTCCCCTGAGGGATTCCTTAGGGAATCCCGAGGAGGGGCGGGTGGGCGGGGTCGTGAAAACGAATGAGGAGCGCAGCGACGAATACCGCTTTTTGCGAAGGCCCGCAGGGCCGCTGAGGGCCCAGCGCTGCGGAGTGGGTGGCCGAAGGCCAGACCGAAGCAGGCGAAGCCTGCGCAGGGCCGAGCGAGCAGCGAGCCCCGCAGCATAGCGGCGGCCGCCCGCCCTTTTTGGGGCGGCCGCGGGCCCCAAAAACATAAAAATCAAAATAAACTTTCCTTTAAATCATAACAGAATGCCCGCATCCCTTTGACGATTCTGTATCTTAGGAGCTCATTCAGCAAAACAAACCATCGCTTATGCGTCAACTTATTTCATGGGCCTTTGTCCTGGCCCTACCGGCTTGTCTTTGGAGCCAAGACCTTGGTCAAGAACTGCAAAAACTAGAAGCCCAAAAGCAAAGCCTAGACGAACAAAAAGCCGCCCTTATTGAGCAAATTGAAAGCGTCCGCCTACAGAAGATTCGAGCCGACTTGAAAAAAGTAGGTTTGCCAAAAAATGGCGTAGCAGGGGAACTGGTAGAGCATGCCGCCATGATTCTGAACTATTCCGAGGCCCATGAACAGGCCGCTTGGGTGGCCCATATTATTCCGCCTGCCATGATGGAAGGCAACCTGAGCCGAACCAATGACTTTAGAGCAGATGAGCTAGTCAGTACAGGAACGGCGGTAAAAGCCGACTACTGGTATAGTGGTTATGACCGTGGGCATTTGGCCCCTTCTGCGGATTTCCGCTGGTCCAAAACAGCCATTAGTGAGTCCTATTATTACTCTAACATGAGCCCCCAATTGCCCGAATTTAACCGAGAGGGCTGGGCCGATTTGGAGCGCTGGGTCCGAGGCGCTGTCTTTTCTCACAAACGCTCTATGTTGGTCATTACTGGCCCTATTTTGAAAGAGGGCTTGCCGCAAATTACGCAAGGCCCCAATAAAGTGAGCATTCCCGAAGCCTTTTTCAAGGTGGTTTTGGACCTAGAGGCCGAGCAGCCCAAGGCTATCGGTTTTATCATGAAAAATGGCAGCTGCAACAACCCCACAATCAGCTATGCCGTCTCGGTAGATGAGGTAGAGGCCCAAACGGGCTTAGATTTCTTTAGCAATTTGCCCGAAGAGGAAGAAAAACGCCTAGAAGCCATGAAGGACCCTTCTAGCTGGGAAAAAACGACGGAAGGTCGCTTGGCCGATGTTCCTCCCCTCAGCAATGAGGAATTGCCCAAAGATTGTATCAGCACCGCCGATGCCCCCGTCTTTATGAACCAAAAAGCCTGCGTTTGCGGCACGGTCGTATCCACCAAGAAAACCAAGTCGGGCTCTGTCTTTATCAATCTGGACACAAAATTTCCCAACCAGATTTTTTCCGTAACCATCTGGGGCAAGGACATCAAGCATTTTTCTTATTCGCCAGAGACGGAACTCTATGGCAAGCAAATTTGTGTAAAGGGGAAAATTACAGATTATAAAGGGACCCCAACCATGAATATCACTCATGAAAAGAAGGTGGAATTTATGGAGGAGATGCCAGATAAGAAGTAGGATTTGGGGCTGCCCCTCGCCTATCGGCTCGGGTCGGGCCATTGCGCAGCTCGCTACTCGCTCGGCCCTGCAGGCTTTTTCGCTTCGCTACAAAAGCCTTTGGTCTGCCGCCTTCGGCGGCCCTGCTACAGCCCCTCAGCCTGCGGCCCTTCGGGCCTGTCCCATCCAAAAAAATCAATCCATCGCATGAATTACCAAGAACAATTTGCGGCCAATAAGGCTGTTTGGGAGCAAAGAGCGGCTTTGCATCCAGAAACTGAGTTTTATCAGCAAGATGCTTTTATGCAAGGGCAAACGAGTCTGCAGTCTATAGAGCTCTCCTTATTGGAGGCCGACTTATCGGGCAAAAGAGTCTTGCACCTACAATGTCATTTTGGGCAAGATAGTCTGTCTTTGGCCCGTATGGGCGCAGAAGTCGTGGGCCTAGACCTCTCCGAAACCGCCATTGCCAAGGCCCAAAGCCTAGCCAAAGCGCTCAATCTCAATGCCCGTTTTTACCAAGGCAATGTACTAGACGCTCAAGAGATTTTGGCCCAAGAAGCCCCCTTTGATCTCATCTTTTGTTCTTATGGGGTCGTCTATTGGCTGCCCGATCTGCTGCAATGGGGCCAAGAAATAGGGCCCTTACTCAAAAAAAGCGGAGAATTTATGCTGGTCGAGTTTCACCCTATCGTCTGGATGTTTGATGACAACTTTAGCTATATCCAATATAGCTACTTTGACCAAGGTGCTATTGAAACCGAAGAGGAGGGCAGCTATGCCAAGCGAGAAGCCGAGATCTCAGGAAAATCTTATGGCTGGAACCACAGCCTTTCCGAAATGACCGCTGCCTTAACCGAAGGCGCAGGCTGGCAACTCAGTTACCTCAAAGAATATAAGTTTTCGCCTTACAATTGCTTTAATAATACCGTAGCTCACCCCAAAGGCTATCAAATCAAAGGCCTAGAGGATAAAATCCCTATGGTGTTTGCTTTGGGGGCCAAACGGCCCTAGCGAAAATGCAAAAAGGGGCAGTCGCCAATGGCGACTGCCCCTTTTCTATTGGGCCAAAAATGATTTAGTTGGCTAAGCCCACAATCAACTCTTGGTCAATACTCGCCTTTTCTGTAGGCAACTTATTGATTTGGACCAATTGCGTCATTGTCAGGCCGTACTTTTTAGCAATATCATAAAGATTTTCGCCTTGTCGGACCACATGCACCTTATACTTCTTCCCTGATTTCTCATCGGTGCGGATATAAGGATTGGGATCTACATAACTTCCATCATTCACCACCTTAATTCGGCGGCCTCTATCAATAGTAGTCGAGTTTAGGCCATTGAGCCCCATGAGAACATCTACTCTTGTATTATATTTCTCGGCAATCTTATAGAGATTATCATTCTCTTGCACGATATAATAGTTAGGGTCATTATTGACCACAGCAGGCGTTTTTTCGCTTGTTTTCTTATTGGCAGAGCCCGCTTGTTTTTTTGTTTCGGCAGGGATGGGTTCTTCATCAAAAGGAGAGCGTAGTCCACCATGCATGACCCCCTTTCGAGCTTTTTGGTCTTCGGCAGAAGTCACTCCAGCTCTTTTCTTTTGCTCATCGGCTGACTTAGTTCCTCGGCTAGCGATACCATTTTCCTCCTGCATTTTTTGGTAGCAGACCGCTCGAATATGTTCGGGGATTGTTTTTTTGTCTATTCTTTTCAGTTGGAGGCTACCATTTGCTTGTTGGACCAGATAAAGCCCAATTCCCTCTAAGAAATAGAGATTTTCAGAAAGGCGGGCTTGCAGGCGGTCAAAAGAGCGAAACTGTCGCTGTTTGAGGCAGCCCAATTGGTCATTATCTACAAAAAGGACCTTTCCTTCAGGGGTAGCGTCTAGATCTTCGCCGCTATTGATTTGGTTGGCGGCATAGACAAAGCTATGTCGGCGGTCCTTATAACTCAGTTGCTTATCATTTTAGGTATAGCTAGCAATCTGGCTCACCTGATGAATATGATAGCGTTTTGTTTGTTCATTATAAACGGCAATATTCACTGATTTTTTCAGGCTATTGACCTCTTGAATAAACTGCCCATTGATACTAGTTAGATCTGCACAGCCTAGGGCCTTTTGGGGAAGAGCTTCTAAGAGTTCGGCATTCAGGTTAGTGGTCTTTACCCTAAAGGCTAGCTTTTGTTTTGGGGAAACTTGCAACATAAAATCATGAAAGGCCGATTCTGTATATTTATCGACAGCCTGATATTCATATTCTTGCATACAATTGGCATCAAAAAGCAGAATATTTTCGCTAGAGGTTTGGGCTTGGGCGAGGCTAGCGCCTAGGGTGGCGGCAGCCAATAAAAAGGATTTCCAAAGACGTTTTTTCATAGTGCTAATTTTGTATGTGATGGGGAACTTTAGCTTAGCCAAAGCAGGCGAAGCCAAAACAATAAACCTGAAATAATTAGGCCAAAGCTAGCGACCCAACGTATTCGCTTCAACCAAAGTTCATTTAGCAATTGGCGGAGTCGGCTGGCCAGAAAAACTTTTAAAAAGTCGGTTAGGATGACCATCAGCATAATGGCCACACCAAAAAAGACGAGATCGGTTTGGCTGTAGCCTCTGCTGTAGGCCGTCCCGATACTAGTGAACCAAAAGAAGAGAGGAAAGGGGGTTAAGCTGTTAATTAGAAAGCCTTGTAGAAAATACTGTCCCGCTTGCTTATTGCTCAGGGGTTCTTCCTTTGTTTTGGCTTTGGGCAGGGGGCTAAACAGCAGCAACAGGCCTAAAAGAATAAGAAAAGCGCCGCCGCCTAAGCTCAGGTAAAACTCTAGGTCTTGCCCTAACTCACTTTCTTTGGTCCAAGAAATTAAGAACTTTGCTAAATAGCTACTAATACCAATATAAATAAAATCGCTGATCCATTGGCCAGCCACTAGAGCAATTCCTGAGCGACTGCCTTTTTCTATACTCACTTGTAGAATAGTAAAGAAAATGGGGCCGGTCATGATGCTAAGTAATAGGCCGAGGCCCAAACCTTCCAGAATCGCTTGCGTGAGCATTATTAACTACTTTAATATAGATGATAAAAAAAGGGGAAGGGATGTATCGTTGCGCAAAGGTAGGCTTGTTTTCAGCTTTCCTTTGCCCTCTTTAGCAAAAAGGGATCAAAAAAGTTTGTTAAAAAAGCAGATTTTGGCCCAATTGCGTCTAGCAGGCGGCAAAGCCGCCGCAGGCTGAGCTGCCTGTAGGGGGGCCGAAGGCCAGACCGAAGGCGAAACGAAGTGTAGCCTGAAGGGCCGAGCAGAACTGCGAGCCCGAAAGGGAGCGACCCGAGCGAAGCGAAGGGGTAGCCCCAAAAAAATCATCTAGTTCTTATCTAAGGAGAAAAGCTGCCAATCATCATTTTTGCTTCGGCGATAGAGAAAATTCTTGCGGGGGCCCAGCTTAAAATGATAATCCTTGAGCGGGGCACATTCGCCCTCATGGTTGCATTCGTAATAAATGGGCAGGTCAAAGACCTGGATGCGCCAGGGCCCCTCTTTTTGTTCCTCGCAAAAATAAAGGGCCGTTTTTTGGCTATACTCCTCAAAATTTACGGCCACAAACAGGCAACTCAGTCGGCCATTTTTCTTGCGCCAAATCACGGTAGATAAGCCCTCTAGGGTAGAGAGTTGAGGCAAAAGAACCTGTTGTTTATCGGCATTAAAATCATAGAGTCGAAACTCATTGTGGGGATGGTCCATATACAGCAAATAATGCCCATCATTGGAGAGTG
This genomic interval from Saprospira grandis contains the following:
- a CDS encoding LysE family transporter; protein product: MLTQAILEGLGLGLLLSIMTGPIFFTILQVSIEKGSRSGIALVAGQWISDFIYIGISSYLAKFLISWTKESELGQDLEFYLSLGGGAFLILLGLLLLFSPLPKAKTKEEPLSNKQAGQYFLQGFLINSLTPFPLFFWFTSIGTAYSRGYSQTDLVFFGVAIMLMVILTDFLKVFLASRLRQLLNELWLKRIRWVASFGLIISGLLFWLRLLWLS
- a CDS encoding class I SAM-dependent methyltransferase → MNYQEQFAANKAVWEQRAALHPETEFYQQDAFMQGQTSLQSIELSLLEADLSGKRVLHLQCHFGQDSLSLARMGAEVVGLDLSETAIAKAQSLAKALNLNARFYQGNVLDAQEILAQEAPFDLIFCSYGVVYWLPDLLQWGQEIGPLLKKSGEFMLVEFHPIVWMFDDNFSYIQYSYFDQGAIETEEEGSYAKREAEISGKSYGWNHSLSEMTAALTEGAGWQLSYLKEYKFSPYNCFNNTVAHPKGYQIKGLEDKIPMVFALGAKRP
- a CDS encoding DNA/RNA non-specific endonuclease, with amino-acid sequence MRQLISWAFVLALPACLWSQDLGQELQKLEAQKQSLDEQKAALIEQIESVRLQKIRADLKKVGLPKNGVAGELVEHAAMILNYSEAHEQAAWVAHIIPPAMMEGNLSRTNDFRADELVSTGTAVKADYWYSGYDRGHLAPSADFRWSKTAISESYYYSNMSPQLPEFNREGWADLERWVRGAVFSHKRSMLVITGPILKEGLPQITQGPNKVSIPEAFFKVVLDLEAEQPKAIGFIMKNGSCNNPTISYAVSVDEVEAQTGLDFFSNLPEEEEKRLEAMKDPSSWEKTTEGRLADVPPLSNEELPKDCISTADAPVFMNQKACVCGTVVSTKKTKSGSVFINLDTKFPNQIFSVTIWGKDIKHFSYSPETELYGKQICVKGKITDYKGTPTMNITHEKKVEFMEEMPDKK
- a CDS encoding muramidase family protein; the encoded protein is MGCLKQRQFRSFDRLQARLSENLYFLEGIGLYLVQQANGSLQLKRIDKKTIPEHIRAVCYQKMQEENGIASRGTKSADEQKKRAGVTSAEDQKARKGVMHGGLRSPFDEEPIPAETKKQAGSANKKTSEKTPAVVNNDPNYYIVQENDNLYKIAEKYNTRVDVLMGLNGLNSTTIDRGRRIKVVNDGSYVDPNPYIRTDEKSGKKYKVHVVRQGENLYDIAKKYGLTMTQLVQINKLPTEKASIDQELIVGLAN